ATCGGGGCAACCTCATTGTTCCGGGGAAATATAAGCTGCAGGATGGTATGAGCAACCAGCAGCTCGTTGACCATCTGAGAGCCGGAAATGGCCGACTGGAGGTAAAGCTCACATTCAACAACCTGCGAACACTCGAAGAATTGGCCGGTAGAATGGGCAGCCAGCTTGAACCCGATTCGGCCGATTTTCACTCTGTGCTGTTGAGCCCTGATGTGATGGCCCACTACGGCTTTAACCGCTCTACCTTTGCTGCCATGTTTATTCCCAATACATATCATCTTGATTGGGCAAGCAGTACAGAGTCGGTGATGACCCGAATGGCCGAAGAGTTCAAAAAATTCTGGACTCCTGAACGATTGCAGAAAGCGCGGGCTCTAGGCTTGAGCCAGTCTGAAGTGGTAACCCTTGCGTCCATTGTGCAGGCCGAGCAGCGCCTGAGACCCGACGAGCACAAGCGAATTGCAGGTCTCTATATCAATAGGCTGAGAAAGGGCATGAAATTGCAGAGTGACCCAACGGTTATTTTTGCTGTGGGCGATTTCAGTATCAATCGCGTTCTGTACAAGCATCTTGAATACGACCACCCTTACAATACCTATAGAAACGTAGGATTGCCCCCAGGCCCCATCCTTTTCCCCGACGTTGGAGCTGTTGATGCTGTGTTAAATGCAGAAGAACATAACTTCATCTTTATGTGTGCCCGGGAGGATTTCTCAGGATATCACTATTTTTCAACCAACTTAAGAGAGCACAACCGGTATGCAGAGAAGTACCGAAGGGCTTTAAACGAACGAAAAATCTACAAGTAAGATGAAAATCAAGTTCGGAACGGATGGTTGGCGGGCTGTCATTGGCAAGGAATATACCTTTTACAATGTGGCGCGTGTTTCGGAGGGCGTAGCGCGTTGGCTCGATAAGACTCCCGGAGGTGGTGAAATCATCATCGGTTATGACTGTCGCTTTAACGGGAAGCTTTTTGCGATGGAAGCGGCCAAGGTGTTGGCGCATAGAGGATACCACGTTCGCTTGTCCGGTGATTTTGTTTCTACACCTATGGTGTCTCTGGCCGTTTTGCAGCGCGAAGCACGATTGGGAATCGTAATAACGGCCAGCCATAACCCTCCCGAGTACAATGGATACAAGCTAAAGGGTAGTTTTGGAGGCCCCTTACCCCGCACAGAAGTAGATGAAGTGGAAGCCTTGATTCCCGATCGACTTGACTTTGATCCGCAGGAGCTCAGTTTTGAAGATCTGCTTCAAGCGGGCTGGATCAAGGAAAGCAATCTCGAAAAGAAATATCTGCAGCACGTTCGCGAACACTTTGACCTGGATGCCATTGCACATTCAGGGTTCAGGTTTGCTTTTGACGCCATGTATGGCTCCGGTCAGCGGGTGTTAAGTCAGTTATTGCCCGATACCGAATGCCTGCACTGCGAATACAACCCCTCTTTTAAAGGTGTTCCTCCCGAGCCTTTGGCCCGCAATCTTCAGGAATTTCAGCAGTTTGTTTCAGAGAGACCTATAGATTGCGGCCTGGCAACCGATGGAGACGCAGACAGGATTGCGCTGGTGGATGCGGACGGGCGGTTTATTGATGCTCACCACATTATCCTTATCCTGATTCATTACCTGAAAGGGTACCGAAAGTTAGATGGAGGGGTGGTAACCGCTGTCAGCTCCAGCAACAAAATTGCGCAGCTGTGCGAACACTACGGGCTCCACCTCGATGTGGTAAAAATTGGGTTCAAGTACACAAGCGAACTCATGCGTACCAAAGATGTTCTTGTGGGTGGCGAAGAATCGGGAGGCATAGCCGTTAAAGGCCACATACCGGAGCGTGATGGAATATGGATGGGCTTGATTATTTGGGAATTCATGTCCCGTACCGGAAAAACCCTCCGTCAAATCATTGACGAAATATATGCACTGGTAGGCTCTTTTGCCTTTGAGCGAAGGGATCTCAGGTTGTCGGAAGAAGCCAAGCAACGAATTGTAAACAACTGTGAAAATGGAAAGTACTCTGCTTTTGGCGAGCACAAGGTTCAGCGGGTTGATACACTTGATGGCTTTAAGTACATTTTGAATAGCGATACCTGGGTGATGATTCGGCCTTCGGGTACAGAGCCTGTATTGCGGATGTACGCCGAGGCACCCACCCGTGAGGAAGTAACCGCATTGCTCGATACGGTTATTGAAAGTGTGTAGTATCAACTTTTCAGCAGCCCAACTGAGCGCAGAAGTTTTTTCCCAATCCACCTGAAGTATTCCGTAAAAGAAGCTTTCCCGCTGAGAATTTTTTCCAATCGAGCGGCCTTGTAACTGTACATGTCCGGGTGGATAGCCTCGAAGTTGGGAGAAAAGTTGCCTGATTTATCAGTGGCAAAGGCTTGCCCATTTCTCGTGTAAACAAACACATTTTGGCGATACCAAACCTGAATCCGTTTGTCTCCCCATATGGCGGGCCGGATAAGGTCGTGTTGTTGGTATCCGTGTTTGGCAAAAAGCTCAGCCCAGTATGATGGCCACTGCTCATTCAAATGATTTTGCCCTCCCTGAAATGGAATTGCCGCACCAAAAACCACAGTGTCGCTACTTTGTACAATGTTGTTCACGAAGGTTTCAGCGCAGTCGGGGTGAATGTGTTCTCCTACTTCGAAGCTAATAGCCAAATCGTACTTTTTATTCAGATTCACCGGCGCTCCTAAATCACATTCCCGAAACGAGGATTCAGAAATGTTTTTTCTCAATTTCTCCCTGTTCACCCAGGAGCCGTCCAGCCCGAGCACATCTTCTATCCCTTGCTCGTTGAAGACCCGAAGAAAAGTCCCGATTCCGCAGCCAAAGTCCACCACGCTGTTCGGTTTAAAAAGCTCCATAAGCACAGGAACCATTGCACCGGGCGACTCCATGTGATGGAGCTTTTCATCATGATGGTATGTTACTTTAGCCATTTCGGACGTTCTTCAGAATGAATGACTTGTTGCCTTTTTCTTAGGTTTTTCTCCCGACGCGAACGCAACATTTGGTAAACCCCAGGCAGTTTAACGGAGTCTATCCATCTGGACAGAATGCGTTTCCAGGGTGAATGAAAGTAGTCAATGCTGCTTTTAAAAGGCTCAGCATCTATTAGACGAGGAAAAACGCAGCGCATGCTATTGAGCAGACCATGCTCGTAAAAATAACCCCAGCTGTCTGCGCTCACGCGAATTGGGAGAATTCCATTCACCAGGCGCTTTGCAGCCGCAAGGGTAATCATGTATGCGCCGGTAGTAATGGGTTGATGAATGTTAACCGGATAACACAAGTGGTGCTCGCCTTTGTAGTTGACAGATTCATGTGTGCTGATATTTAGTGTTTTGTGTGATTGGTAGTACAGCATCACTACTTCGTCCGTTTGAAGAATTGGAGCCAATGCTTCCAGGTGTTCATTGAGATTCTCAGGCAATACCATGTCATCCTCAAGAATAAGGGCAACGGGCGTTTCTTTCATCACCATTTCCTTGTAGATATTCAGGTGCGACAAGGCACAGCCGATTGCCCCCTTCGTTAGCCATGTCGGATGTTTCGCCAGAGCCTCAGCATCGCAAAGCTCTTTTATATCCCCTTCAGTCAAGTGATTGCCAACAACCGCATCACACATGGTGTACTGCATATTTGCTTTGCGTAACTGCAGTTCAATATGTTCTCTTCTACGTGTAGCACTTGCGAGACTTACTACGTATGTCGGAATGTTATGTGTTGCTTTTGAAGTGATGGAGAAATGAGTTTTAAACTTGGCGGCTATGCTGCTTTGGGAGCGAAAGGTACAGAATCAGAAAAAAACGCTCAGAAGTTTAGGCTCGCTTTATAGGTAGCTACATTGTTGCGCTCATCGGTTACTTTCACCACCAATTCACGGGTGCCTTTGAATCGGCCTTTCTCAAGGTGGTGTGTAATCCGAGAGGCTTTGGGCTCGTATTCCATCAAGATCCATTCGCCATCAATGCGTGCTTCAAAATGTTTGATGCCGCTGAGGTCATCCGTAATAGATAGGTCAATGCGCGGAACTCCCGCCATATTCTTCCCATTGAAGATGTTCATAGGCTTGATACGAGGCGGCACCGTATCTATGCGAGCCGTGAATGAGCCGAACTCGCGCAGTCTTGTGGTAACCCATCCATCTTTGTAACGTCCACCTTTGGCCTTGTGGTATTGCCCCCCGGTTACTGCGGTTACCAATACCTTTTCCTCCAATTCTTCGGGAATATCGTCAATTTTCATTCTTAAAGTGAACCACTTATCCACAGGCACCATTCCATCGTGAATGTGGTGAACAGGGCCAAGTGAGTTCCACAATTTGGCACCCTCGGCATAGGTGAAATCGGTGTCTTCATACAGCCGTTGTGGAGGTATGGTTAGTGCCAGGTTATCCGTTTCAAAAACATTTTCGCGGTCGTGATGAAAAACATCCTTCACCTTTTTTCCGACAGTAGGAACAGTTGCAGGAGCTTGTGTTAACCACTCAACCTGAAACTGCAGAGTGGACTCATTGCCGTATGAATCGTTGACGACGTATTGGAAGCTATGCCGTCCGTGCGGAAGATGTACAACACCATTGTTCACAGCAGTTTTGTATACGGTGAGGTCGTTGTATGGGCTTACATAACTTCGGTGGTAATGCCATTTTTTGAGATGAAAAAGCCTGAAGTCTTTATAGGTGTTTATTTGCCTGAAAGTGTTAAAATTGATACTGTCTAACTGACTTTCAAAGATCAGTTCATCCTCTTGATACAGTCTGATTCGGTGAATGCCGCATTTGTTGGGAAACTCATTGAGCAGGTCGTAGGTGTGAACGGCAAAAGACGCAGGTCCAAAAACGCGAACAACTTGTTGATTTTTGAGTGTATACTTTCCGTTCGATCCCGCTACCACGTAACTCATGTCGTCACGTCTTCCTTCCACAGTGCTGGAGTCGCTCATCGGGTAAACGCGCAGCCCTCGGACAATAGGAGGAATATCGTCTTTAATTGCGAAGTTAAATAGCAAGGGGTTCAAAGAGAGTTGGCTGGTTGTTTCTCGAATCTCAAAATGCAGGTGTGGTCCGCCCGATCCGCCCGTATTGCCCGATTTGGCGATAACTTCGCCCCGCTCTACGGGTGCCTGATGGGGTTCGAGTTTGAGGTCCAATTCAAAAGATTCCAGGGAGTATTGCTCTACACGTGCCAAAAGCGCCAGTTTGGGACTGAGTGTTTTGAGGTGAGCATACACAGTGGTGTAGCCGTTTGGGTGGTCGATGTACAAAGCATTTCCATAGCCATAGGGAGATATGCGAATACGAGATACGTAACCTTCTGCCGCTGCGACAACATTCATTCCTTCTACCCCCTGGGTTTTGATGTCTATGCCTGAGTGGAAGTGATTGCTTCTCAATTCTGCAAAATTCCCTGAGAGGAAAAGCGGAATATCCAGTGGAGCTGAAAAATAATCAACCGGCCAATGAGCGGGCTGTGCACTGGCGGGCACCGACCAAAAAAAAGCCCCGAACAACAGGGCTGTCATAACTGCCAAATGACTGAAAGGTATCTTAAACATGTGTTAGCAAAAATAAGTGTTGCTGCGGGTCGCCATCATTGGTGCTCACACAGATTTCAACAAATGCGGGTGCAAATGTTGTGCCTGATGATAAATTCTGAAGTTGGTCAAGTGGCTTCACTGTGCTACCTTTGTGCACGAAATGATCAGGTAAAAAACTACCATGTCACAATTGCTCGATAAACTTTCTGATTTAAACCATCTTGTAGATAAAATCGGAAAGCGTTTGGCTGATTTGGAAGCTGAGAATGATGCCCTCAGGGCAGAGTTGAGAACCAAAGAGATGGCTGTTCAGAGCATGCAGGCAGAAGTTGAAAACCTGAAAGAACAACACAAGTTAATGACGCTGACCTCGTCGTTGCCCAAAGGTGAACATCGCAAAGATGTAAAGCTCAAAATCAACGATATGGTAAGAGAGATTGACAAGTGCATTGCTTTGTTGAATACGTAGGAACATCCAGATGAGCGAGTTATCTATACGGGTTAGTATTGCCGGCAGGGTTTATCCTCTTACTGTGGAACAGCAGGAGGAGGAAATAGTGCGCAAAGCGGCTAAGTACATCGACCAGAAAATTAACGAGCTCAAGAACCAATACGCTGTGAATGACATTCAGGACTACCTCGCCATGGTAGCTTTGGAGATGTCTGCTAAACTACAGGAACCACCGCCAACAACCGATGTGGAGATGGATGAACAGGTTGAAGTATTGCGTAAAAAGCTGGAATCCTGCATGAAATAAGCGATGCGTTTGCCCTTCTCCTTTCAGGGGTTTTAAACTAAAGAAGGAAAAAATGGGAGAAATGACTTATGCCGTAATTGGCCTGTTTGCCGGAGTTTTAGCCGGTGGATTGGTCGTTTACCTCGTGCTGAACGGTTTGCTGAAACGGCGCAATGAGGCGGTTATCAAGGAGGCAGAGAAAGAAGCCGAGCAAATCAAGAAAGACCGCATTTTGCAGGCCAAGGAAAAGTTCCTGCAGTTAAAGGCTGAGCACGAGAAAATGATCAATGAACGCAACCAAAAGTTGCAGCAGTCTGAAAACAAGTTCAAGCAGCGTGAATCGCAGCTCAACAAAAAGACTGAAGAGGTGAACCGGCTCAACAAAGATTTGGAGCGAAAGCGCGGCAACCTCGACCAGCAGCTCGAGATTGTGAACAAAAAGCAGGAAGAGCTGCGTAAAGAGCATCAACGCCAGGTTGAGGCCCTTGAAAAGCTATCGGGCTACTCCGCCGAAGAAGCGAA
This sequence is a window from Cryomorphaceae bacterium. Protein-coding genes within it:
- the mltG gene encoding endolytic transglycosylase MltG codes for the protein MAKKNSSSRPLMRLAVALVLLLLVVGGVKLFSLYKRVYWPNVAIAQQSSGYLYIPTGASLETVAGLLEQKGYILNRHTFEWVAERKNYRGNLIVPGKYKLQDGMSNQQLVDHLRAGNGRLEVKLTFNNLRTLEELAGRMGSQLEPDSADFHSVLLSPDVMAHYGFNRSTFAAMFIPNTYHLDWASSTESVMTRMAEEFKKFWTPERLQKARALGLSQSEVVTLASIVQAEQRLRPDEHKRIAGLYINRLRKGMKLQSDPTVIFAVGDFSINRVLYKHLEYDHPYNTYRNVGLPPGPILFPDVGAVDAVLNAEEHNFIFMCAREDFSGYHYFSTNLREHNRYAEKYRRALNERKIYK
- a CDS encoding phosphoglucomutase/phosphomannomutase family protein: MKIKFGTDGWRAVIGKEYTFYNVARVSEGVARWLDKTPGGGEIIIGYDCRFNGKLFAMEAAKVLAHRGYHVRLSGDFVSTPMVSLAVLQREARLGIVITASHNPPEYNGYKLKGSFGGPLPRTEVDEVEALIPDRLDFDPQELSFEDLLQAGWIKESNLEKKYLQHVREHFDLDAIAHSGFRFAFDAMYGSGQRVLSQLLPDTECLHCEYNPSFKGVPPEPLARNLQEFQQFVSERPIDCGLATDGDADRIALVDADGRFIDAHHIILILIHYLKGYRKLDGGVVTAVSSSNKIAQLCEHYGLHLDVVKIGFKYTSELMRTKDVLVGGEESGGIAVKGHIPERDGIWMGLIIWEFMSRTGKTLRQIIDEIYALVGSFAFERRDLRLSEEAKQRIVNNCENGKYSAFGEHKVQRVDTLDGFKYILNSDTWVMIRPSGTEPVLRMYAEAPTREEVTALLDTVIESV
- a CDS encoding methyltransferase domain-containing protein, which translates into the protein MAKVTYHHDEKLHHMESPGAMVPVLMELFKPNSVVDFGCGIGTFLRVFNEQGIEDVLGLDGSWVNREKLRKNISESSFRECDLGAPVNLNKKYDLAISFEVGEHIHPDCAETFVNNIVQSSDTVVFGAAIPFQGGQNHLNEQWPSYWAELFAKHGYQQHDLIRPAIWGDKRIQVWYRQNVFVYTRNGQAFATDKSGNFSPNFEAIHPDMYSYKAARLEKILSGKASFTEYFRWIGKKLLRSVGLLKS
- a CDS encoding glycosyltransferase family 25 protein, encoding MAAKFKTHFSITSKATHNIPTYVVSLASATRRREHIELQLRKANMQYTMCDAVVGNHLTEGDIKELCDAEALAKHPTWLTKGAIGCALSHLNIYKEMVMKETPVALILEDDMVLPENLNEHLEALAPILQTDEVVMLYYQSHKTLNISTHESVNYKGEHHLCYPVNIHQPITTGAYMITLAAAKRLVNGILPIRVSADSWGYFYEHGLLNSMRCVFPRLIDAEPFKSSIDYFHSPWKRILSRWIDSVKLPGVYQMLRSRREKNLRKRQQVIHSEERPKWLK
- a CDS encoding M23 family metallopeptidase — translated: MFKIPFSHLAVMTALLFGAFFWSVPASAQPAHWPVDYFSAPLDIPLFLSGNFAELRSNHFHSGIDIKTQGVEGMNVVAAAEGYVSRIRISPYGYGNALYIDHPNGYTTVYAHLKTLSPKLALLARVEQYSLESFELDLKLEPHQAPVERGEVIAKSGNTGGSGGPHLHFEIRETTSQLSLNPLLFNFAIKDDIPPIVRGLRVYPMSDSSTVEGRRDDMSYVVAGSNGKYTLKNQQVVRVFGPASFAVHTYDLLNEFPNKCGIHRIRLYQEDELIFESQLDSINFNTFRQINTYKDFRLFHLKKWHYHRSYVSPYNDLTVYKTAVNNGVVHLPHGRHSFQYVVNDSYGNESTLQFQVEWLTQAPATVPTVGKKVKDVFHHDRENVFETDNLALTIPPQRLYEDTDFTYAEGAKLWNSLGPVHHIHDGMVPVDKWFTLRMKIDDIPEELEEKVLVTAVTGGQYHKAKGGRYKDGWVTTRLREFGSFTARIDTVPPRIKPMNIFNGKNMAGVPRIDLSITDDLSGIKHFEARIDGEWILMEYEPKASRITHHLEKGRFKGTRELVVKVTDERNNVATYKASLNF
- a CDS encoding cell division protein ZapA encodes the protein MSELSIRVSIAGRVYPLTVEQQEEEIVRKAAKYIDQKINELKNQYAVNDIQDYLAMVALEMSAKLQEPPPTTDVEMDEQVEVLRKKLESCMK